In Rana temporaria chromosome 3, aRanTem1.1, whole genome shotgun sequence, a single window of DNA contains:
- the LOC120931021 gene encoding olfactory receptor 8D1-like — MSHLNQTQVIMFVFSGLTHNEQLAPFLFTFFLNVYLVCVVFNFGMMFIVLKASNLHTPMYYFLSYLSLVDLFYSSVIAPKMLADLMSKIKLISFYGCAVQFFFFDVLVVTEALLLSCMAYDRYVAICCPLFYVSVMTNKKCLSLVFLSFSIAFLQSVIQTSCVFSLEFCGPNLIDHFYCDVPPLLHLACSSTLRCNSITFFFVVVCGVGSLMPILVSYTFIVSSILQIKSSHGRQKAFGTCSSHLMCVSIFYGAVFFIYLHPPNSALQIQDKLASVFYTVMIPMLNPLIYSMRNQEVKRVIKKTLHIHR, encoded by the coding sequence ATGAGCCACCTAAACCAAACACAAGTGATCATGTTTGTGTTCTCTGGACTAACACATAATGAACAGCTTGCCCCATTTCTCTTTACTTTTTTCTTGAATGTTTACCTTGTTTGCGTGGTGTTTAACTTCGGCATGATGTTCATAGTCCTTAAAGCCTCCAACCTCCACACTCCGATGTACTATTTCCTTAGTTACCTCTCGTTggtggaccttttctactcctcaGTTATAGCTCCGAAAATGTTGGCTGACCTAATGTCCAAGATAAAGTTAATATCCTTTTATGGCTGTGCCGTCCAGTTCTTTTTCTTTGATGTTCTGGTCGTCACGGAAGCACTTTTACTTTCGTGCATGGCCTATGACCGATATGTTGCTATCTGCTGCCCTCTGTTTTATGTTTCCGTTATGACCAACAAAAAGTGCTTGAGTCTCGTTTTCCTTAGTTTTTCCATTGCTTTCTTGCAATCCGTAATACAAACCAGCTGTGTGTTCAGTCTTGAGTTCTGTGGCCCAAACCTCATAGACCATTTCTACTGTGACGTACCACCACTGCTTCACCTGGCCTGCTCCAGCACTCTCCGGTGTAATTCAATAACGTTCTTCTTTGTAGTTGTTTGTGGTGTAGGTTCATTGATGCCTATCTTGGTGTCATACACTTTTATCGTTTCTTCCATTCTACAGATAAAGTCCAGTCATGGGAGACAGAAGGCATTTGGTACTTGTTCCTCACATCTCATGTGCGTCTCTATTTTCTACggagctgtttttttcatttacctCCATCCTCCCAACAGCGCCCTTCAGATTCAAGACAAGTTGGCGTCCGTGTTTTACACAGTCATGATACCAATGCTGAACCCTCTTATATATAGCATGAGAAACCAAGAGGTGAAACGGGTTATCAAGAAAACACTTCACATACATCGCTGA
- the LOC120930785 gene encoding olfactory receptor 1019-like, with the protein MSHLNQTQVTMFVFSGLTHNEQLAPFLFTFFLTVYLVCVVFNFGMMFIVLKASNLHTPMYYFLSYLSLVDLFYSSVIAPKMLADLMSKIKLISFYGCAVQFFFFDALAVTEALLLSTMSYDRYVAICHPLRYVSVMTNKKCLSLAFLSFSIGFLQSVVQTSCVFSLEFCGPNLIDHFYCDVPPLLHLACSSTLRCDSITFFFVFACGVGSLMPILVSYTFIVSSILQIKSSHGRQKAFGTCSSHLMCISIFYGTVFFIYLRPPNSALQIQDKSASVFYTVMIPMLNPLIYSMRNQEVKQVIKKVLHIYH; encoded by the coding sequence ATGAGCCACCTAAACCAAACACAAGTGACCATGTTTGTGTTCTCTGGACTAACACATAATGAGCAGCTTGCCCCATTCCTCTTTACCTTTTTCTTGACTGTTTACCTTGTTTGCGTGGTGTTTAACTTCGGCATGATGTTCATAGTCCTTAAAGCCTCCAACCTCCACACTCCGATGTACTATTTCCTTAGTTACCTCTCTTTggtggaccttttctactcctcaGTTATAGCTCCGAAAATGTTGGCTGACCTAATGTCCAAGATAAAGTTAATATCCTTTTATGGCTGTGCCGTCCAGTTCTTTTTCTTTGATGCTTTGGCCGTCACGGAAGCACTTTTACTCTCAACTATGTCCTATGATCGATATGTTGCTATCTGCCACCCTCTACGTTATGTTTCCGTTATGACCAACAAAAAGTGCTTGAGTCTTGCTTTTCTTAGTTTTTCTATTGGTTTCTTGCAATCTGTAGTACAAACCAGCTGTGTGTTCAGTCTGGAGTTCTGTGGCCCAAACCTCATAGACCATTTCTACTGTGACGTACCACCACTGCTTCACCTGGCCTGCTCCAGCACTCTCCGGTGTGATTCCATAACGTTCTTCTTTGTTTTTGCTTGTGGTGTAGGTTCATTGATGCCTATCTTGGTGTCATACACTTTCATAGTTTCTTCCATTCTACAGATAAAGTCAAGTCATGGGAGACAGAAGGCATTTGGTACTTGTTCCTCACATCTCATGTGCATTTCTATTTTCTACGGGACAGTTTTTTTCATTTACCTACGTCCTCCTAACAGCGCCCTTCAGATTCAAGACAAGTCGGCGTCCGTGTTTTACACAGTCATGATACCAATGCTGAACCCTCTTATATATAGCATGAGAAACCAAGAGGTGAAACAGGTTATCAAGAAAGTACTTCACATATATCACTGA